GGCAGCAGCATCACGAACAACCTCACGATCAACGCCACGGGCACGATCATCCCCGGCGCTGGTTCGCTCCTCGTCACTGGCACGTTCACGGTCAAGTCGGACTCCCTCAAGGATCTGAGCGCCCTGAACAAGTCTGGTAACCTGGCCGGCAAGGATCCGGTCAACCAGGGCACCGGTGAGTACAAGGCCCCGACGCAGGACCTCTGATTCTAGTTGTTGACTAAAAGGTAACGCCGCAAAGGGCGACCGGGTAACCGGTCGCCCTTTTTTTGTCTTGGTTAATCCCGCTCCTGCGCGCTTAACAGAACGCCATGGTGGCCAATTCACCGGCGGCAGTGGAATCGCCTCTCGGCGCTGATTCCAACGCTGCTCCGGCAATCGAAATCCGTGAGCTGACGAAGCTCTATCACCGCAACGTCTCGCTTCGCAGCTCCTTCGCGCGGGGACTCGGTTTCGGCTCCCGTCTCGATCGCGCGTCGAACGGCGCCGTCGCCGCGCTCGATCACGTATCCTTTACCGTGCAGCGAGGTGAGGCATTCGGCATCATCGGCCGAAACGGCGCCGGCAAGAGCACGCTGCTGCAGATCGTCGCAGGCACCTTGCAGGCGTCCTCGGGCGCGTGCCGCGTCAACGGCCGTATCACCGCGCTGCTGGAACTGGGGTCCGGCTTCAACCCCGAGTTCACCGGACGCGAAAACATCTACCTGGCCGGCGCGATCCTCGGCATCTCCCGGGCCGAAATGGAGACGCGCTACGAGCGCATTGTCGCATTCGCCGATATCGGCGACTTCATCGATCAACCGGTTAAGACCTATTCCACCGGCATGATGATGCGCGTGGCGTTTGCCGTCGCGATCTCGGTCGAGCCGGACGTCTTGATCATCGATGAGGCCCTGAGCGTCGGCGACATCCTGTTCCAACAGAAATGCAGCGCCCGGATGCGGGAGCTGGTCAACGCCGGCGTCACCCTCCTCGTCGTAACCCACGACACGGCCTTTGTCCTCAACATGTGCCAGAGGGCGCTCTGGCTCGATCAGGGACGCATGCGCTACCTGGGGGAGGCGGGGGCCTGCGTGCGGGAGTACGTGACCGCCATGGCCGCGCTTTCAGGCAACGCGCCAGCGCCCACCGACGATTTCAACGCGCTCGCAACTGTTCCGCTGCCGACCGCTCCGGAACTGGCGCTCGCCGAGAAGGAGCGCCTGGGGGATGGCGGCGTGCGCATTGCGCGCGCTTGGCTGTTGCACGCCGACGGAGGGGCAGGCTCGACGTTCCGGCTTGGCGACTGGGCCGTCGCTGTCGTCCTGATTCGGGCGTCCCGTCACGTCCGAGGCGTCAGCGCGGGTTGCGAACTGCGCAACCGCCATGGCCAGGTGATGTTCGCCACCGGGCTGCGCGTGGCGCGGCGCCTCATTGCCGAGATTCCCGCCGGCAAGGCGTGTCTTGTCTCAATCCGGTTCCGCCTCGAACTGCAGCCGGGGCAATACACCCTCGACCTCGGCTGCGGGGCGGGAGTCGACGCCGACAACACCTGGGACCGCGTGCTCAACGTCGCGGTGATCGAGGTCTCAGCGGCATCCGAGCAAGAAGTCGTGCACGGACTTGTGCGGCTGCCATACGAGATCGGCGTTTCCCGCGTCGCGGGCTAGCCCCGGAAGAGCCCGGCGCCAGGCACGATCCTTCGCGGCCCCTAGATTACCTCCGCGAACGAGCGCCGGAGCAGCATGAAGCAGGCGTGCCCGAGTGCCAGGGTGACCAGCGCAACCGCGTACACGTAGGCGAGGTTGGTCCACGGCATGGGCTGGTGCCAGAGCACGACCCGCCGGCCGAGGTCGAGAATCTGCAGGAGTGGATTGAAGCGCAGGATCTCCCACGCGTACGGCAGCGCCGTCATCTTGGTGGGTGCGAACATCACGGCGCTGCCGAATTGCAGGGCGGTGCCGATGAACGGCGTGAGTTGGGCGACGTCACGAATGAACACCCCGATCGCGGATAGCGCCCAGCCAATGCCCAGGGCCAGCATGAGGAGCGGAAGGATCAGCACCGGCAGCCATAGCACACTCCAGGAGACGCCCGCCGTGCCGAACAGGCTGCCCACCAGCACCAACGCGAGACTTACACCGAGGTGGTACGCGGCGTCGCCAACCTTTGCCACCGGGAGCACCTCGAGTGGGAACACGACCTTTTTCACGAAGTTCGGGTTGCCGGCGATCAGGAGCGGGCCCCAGCCGAGCGTCTCGGCAAACACGTGGTACATCGCGAGCCCGAAAAACAGCGCCAGGACGAAGTCGAACTCCGTTTCGCCGGGAAGCACGTTGAAACGGCCCCCGAAGATTGCGCCGAACACGAACCAGTACAGCACCAGCATCGAGAGCGGGTTGACCAGGGCCCAGATCGCCCCAAGCCGGCTGCCGCGGTGCCGCACTTCGATCTCGCGCACGGCAAACTGCCAAGCGAGCTCACGATGCCGCCAGAGATTGCGGCCGATGCACCAGGGATTCAGGAGGGCAAAGACGGACGAGGAGTCGAAGGATGCCACGGTTCGGCGCCTGTTCTCCCGCGCTCGTGTTCAAAGCGCAACACCAGCGTTCGTCGCGACTGGTTCGAGCGTCGCGAGGATGGCTTGGTGGTCGAGGATCGCGAGGGCGCAGCGTTCATCGTCCACGCCGAGACTCACCACCCAGTGGCCATTCGCATAGGCTGCGCCCGCCGGATAGACGACACCGCCGATCGCCGCGTTCAGCTTTGGCAGCGAGCGTCGTGCCGCTGCGGGCAACGGGATCGCCACCGGAATGCGCGGCATGTCGGTGGGCGCGAACGGAGCGCGCGCCGCGAAACGATAGACACCGGCCGTGTAGTGGTAACCGTCGTCCCCGTTTTCGATCGAGTGGCAGAACGAATAGAAATGATCTCCGCAACGCTGCGGCGGCGCTCCTCCCCGCAATCCACCGTGCGCCTGCGCGTAGCCACCCGGGTTGGGCGTTGCCGGACCGACCTCGGAAAACTCGATCGGTCCGTTGCCCGCCAATGAGAACCGCAGCACGCGGTGGGGATGCACCGAGTACACGGCGAACAATCCGTCCGCTTCGAAGAGCGCCCAGTTCTTCTCCAGTTTCTGGCGCCGTCCCGCGAGCGCCAGTTCCCGCGCCCGGCTTACCGGTTGGAGCGTCACCGCGTCGAGTTCCTGCAAAAATTGATGGTTCTGCGGCTCATGCCAGCCGGAGTTCCAGTACACGAATAGACGGCCGCTCAGCCGATACAGTCGCGGATCGGCGAACCAGGTCGTCGTCTGACCAACTGCGTCCGCCAACGCGCCGAACCGCACCTGGTCGCTCAGGGCTACCGGTGAGCCGGGAACCACGGCGAAGCGTTCCGTGAGCCGGCAGATGGCGATGCGCCGCTTTGCGGCCGGCTCGATGACCACGCGGTACGCGAGTAGCCATCCCGCGCGTTCGCGCAGCAGTCCCGCATTGAAGACACGCACCGCCTGGCCGCGCGCTTCATCACGCCACGCCGCCGGCAGCAGCTCAGCGTTGTCGAACAACACGATCATCGGCTTTGGCCAAAAAATTGGCGGATGCTTGCGCCAACGGCTTCAATCTGGTCCGCGGTGTGATGCGGCCCGATCGGCAGGCTGAGCACCTCGGCGGCGAGCTGCTCGGCGATGGGAAAGTCGCCCCGTTTCCATCCGGCCCCGGCATACGCCGGCGCAAGGTGCGGCGGGGTGGGGTAATGGATCTGTGTGCCGATGCCGGCGGCCTCCAGATGCGCCTGCAACGCGGCGCGCTGACGGGTGCGCACGACGTAAAGGTGCCACACCGGCTCGGCCCACCCGGGCACGTACGGCAGGATGAGGTCGCCGACGCCCGCCAGCGCCGCCGCGTAGCGGGCCGCAAGGGCGGAGCGGCGCTGGTTCCAGGCATTTAGCAGCGGTAGTTTCGCCCGGAGGAACGCCGCCTGCAGCTCGTCGAGGCGGGAGTTCAGGCCGACGTATTCGTTCACGTAGCGCACCTTCGAACCGTAGTTGCGGAGGTGGCGCAGTTTGTCCGCCAGCTCTCGGTCGTCCGTGGTGATCGCGCCGGCGTCGGCCAACGCGCCGAGGTTCTTGCTTGGATAGAAGCTGATGCCGGCCGCATCGCCCAAGGCGCCGGTCTGCCGCCACGGGCCGCCCGCGCCCTGGCGGCAGCGGGCGCCGTGCGACTGCGCGGCGTCCTCCAGCACGAACAGCCCGTGGGTGCGTGCGAAGGAGGCGATCGCCGGGAGATCTGCCGGCTGTCCATAGAGATGAATCGGCAGGATCGCGCGCGTCCGAGGGGAAACGACGCTGGCCAGCCGCTCGGGATCGAGATTGTGCGTGCGGGGATCGGGCTCGCACGGTACTGGTCGCGCACCGACGTGCGTGACCGCGAGCCAGGTCGCGATGTAGCCGTTTGACGGCACGATCACCTCGTCGCCTGGGCCGATGCCGCGCGCCAGCAGCACGAGTTGCAGGGCCTCGAGGCCATTGGCCACGCCGATACAGTGCCGTGCGCCGACGAAGGCGGCATATTCCTGTTCGAAGGCCTCGAGTTCCCGGCCCAGGAGAAAACGGCCGGATTCCATCACCCGCTGGTACGCGGCGTCGAGCGCTGGGCGGAGCTCGTCGACGGCCGGCTTGAGATCGAGCACGGGAATCATGAGGGCTACACGAACTTCAGCTTGCGCGCGGCGAACATCACCATGCGCAGGAGCAGCCAGCCGTGACGCCAGCGCTGGATGTTGGTCGTGCCATAGGTGCGGTCCTGATACCGGATCGGCACGTCGGCGATCTTGAGGTTCAGCTTGGCGGCGCCGAAGAGCAGGTCGAAGTCGCCAAAAGGATCGAAGTCGCCGAAGTAGGTGCGATTGGCGGCGACGCGCTCGTAGTGCGCCCGTGCAAGCACCTTGGTCCCGCAGAGCGTGTCCTTCACGGGCTGGCCGAGCAGCCAGGAGAAGATCAGGCCGAACGCCTTGTTGGCGCAGAGGTTTGCGAACTGCATGGCCTCCTGTTCCATCGGATAGACCAGGCGCACACCGTTCGCAAACTCCGCCCGCCCGCTCGCGAGCACCGCGTAAAACTTGGGTAGCTCCTCCGGCGGCATCGTGAGATCGGCGTCGAGGATCATGAGGATGTCCCCGCTGGCGACGGCGAAGCCGGCACGGACCGCATCGCCTTTGCCGCGGCCGGGCTGCTGAAGGATTCGGATGTTGCGCTGCGGATACGCGGCCGCCACGCGCTGAATCTCGGCCCAGGTATGATCGGTGGAGTTGCCCTCGACAAAAATCAGCTCCGTGCCCGCACCCAGCTCGGGTGTGCGCTGAACGGCGGCCTCGATGTTGCCGGCTTCGTTGCGCGCGGGGATGACGACGGAAACCGTCCGTGCCCGGCGGGGTGTGCGAGGTTGCGGCCGTGCGACGAAGAAGATGGTGAGGCAGAACCACTGGAGCAGCGGGGCCAGCCAGCGGTTGACAAGCGAGCCGAGCCCCAGGACCGGCGACGGCACTAGAATCCGATTCTGGTCGAGGACCACCTCCCAATCCGCCAGCCGCAGCAGGTTGCGGACGTCGGCGCTCGCGAGCCAGCTGTTCTGCGGCTGGGCGGCTTTGAGGCCCAGCGCCTGTGCGAGCGAGAGGAACGGACGCCAGAGTGTGTTCTGAAAATTGATCAGCAGCCGCGTGTCAGGCGTCGCGACGCCATGGAGCCGTTCGAGCAGTTGCTGCACGTCCGCCGCGAGGTTGAGCGTGTCCGAGATGATGATGACGTCGAACTTGCCCTCGAGGCTCAACTCCTCGCCGGCCTGGACATAGAACTCGGCATCGGGAACCTGCTGACGTGCGGCCTCGATCCGCTTGGCCGAGAGATCGACGCCCACGCGGCGGCCGGCTCGAATCAACGCCAGCAGATCTCCCCCACCACATCCGATCTCGAGCACGGAGGCGGACGGCGCGATCAACAGATTGTAGTAGTGGGAGAGCAGCCGTCGGTATTGGCGGGCAGCCCATTGTGGACGGACCGGGGCGCAATCATAGAACTCCCGTACCCGATTAAGGTGCCGTTGCACGAGCTGGGACGTCGATACGACCGGGTCCGGCTGAGCTTCAGTGACGTTGGCTGAGGGAAGGTCGGATGTTGATGAACTGGGATTCATGGATGCGGCGACACGCGAAAGCATACGAAGATAGTGACTGACATTGCGGCGGAACCTGTAACGCGAAAGCGCAATCTGATTTCCTCCCCTAAAAAGCTTTGCAATCGAGGGCCAATTCCAGCGGTCTGACCACCTCATTCTCTCACGTTACATGCTGTTGTCTGGACTCAGTTGCCTGCGTGTCGGGCGCGCCATTTCATGGTTAGCGTTGACCGTCGTCACAGTAGGATTGCACGGCCAGTCGGCGACGATGGTGGTTACACTCCCGGAAGATTATCTTCCGGGATTGAAGGTGCTGTTGGCGGCTGCGGTGAAGCAGTCGCCGGACCAGTTGCGGCGGGAGGCACTCGTCGACCGGGCCGATGCCGAAATCCGCCTGGCCGACCGGCAGCGGTGGCCGAATCTCGGCGGCGATTTTCGCTACAACTCCAGTCAGACAGGTATCTCGGGCAACGCCGATTCAAGTTCGGACAACAGTGGCCTCTTTTACAATATTGGTTTGGATCAGGCGGTGTTTCATTGGGGAGACGTCCGGCGCGCGGGGCAGATTGCCCGTATCAGGGCCGCAGTTGCAGCCAAGGAGTACGCCGACGCTTACCGAGAACTCGCGGTCGCGATTCGACAGTCGTATCTCAGCCTTGTGGCGAGTCAGGCGCGCTTACGGGAGATTCGTTACACACTGACGTTGCGGCAGCAGGAACTAGCCAGCGCAAAGGAGAAACAAGCGTTGGGCGTTCTCTCGGGCGCGGATATCGCGGGGCGGGAGCTCGAACTAAATGAGGCCCAGCTTGAGGTGGATCGGGTCACCGCCAACTTCACAACTGATTGTCGGCGGCTCGCGCGTCTTGCGGGCGTGTCAGACCTCTCACCGGAGTCGATTCCGGATGCGCTGCCGCTGCCGCGCTACGATCCGGCGCTCGCCACGGCTTGGACGGCTGCAGTGCTCCGCGACGGAGGTCGCCACTCCTTTCGGGCTCAAGTGCTTGAGATGCGGATTCGGGAGGCGGATCTAAATTATCGCACGGCGCGGATGCGCCTGCTGCCCAAGTTCAATTTTGGCATCTCGCACAGCGTCGAGACATCGACCACGGCCAGCGAGAGTGCCGTCTCGCAGACGGCTATCACCCGGGATTCGATGGAGCTGCGAGGGAACTGGACCATTTTCGATGGGTTTGCCACTCGGGCCATCAAGGCGATGACCAAGGCCGATCGTCGCTATGCCGAGGCGGAACTGCGACGGGTGACCGAAGAGGTGATGGATCAGGCACAACAGTATCAGCGAAACGTGGTGCTTGATGCGCGCGCGGTGGAGCTGACCGAGCAACGGCGGCACGCTGCTGAGCTCGGCATGAGGCGCGAGCAGGAACTCCTGCGGACGCAAGCAGGCGAGGCGTCGCAAGCGCGCCTAGAGCGTTCGCAACGCGACCTCCGCCGGGCCGAGGCCGTCGCGACTGCCGCCCGGGCGGCGTTCCTGGCCAGCTGGAGCGCCTTTGTGTCGCGAGTGACGGATGACCCCGCGCTCCAGAATCTTCCCTCTCGTTATGTCCGCTAAACCCGCCAAATCCGGTTTCGTTCTGAAAATCCTGGTCGTGCTGGCCATCCTGGCCATCGCAGTCGTGGTGGCGTTGTACGGGTTTCGACCGGTCGCCCTCGTCGCGCCGGTGCAGCGGGGCAAGGCCGTGGACGTCGTCAGCGGCAGCGTCGTGGTGCACGCCGAAAAGGACGTGCAGGAGCTCAAAAGCGAGCTGGGCGGGCGTGTCGTTTGGATCGATCCCCGGCAACTGGGCGAACCCTTTCGCAAGGACGAGGCGGTGGTGAAGCTGGATTCCAGCGACCTTGAACGGGCAAAGAAGCAGGCCGCCGACAACTATGCGCGTGAGCTGGAGCGCCGGAAGATCCGGCTGCGCAATGACTCCTCGCTTGAGACGGCCAAGGAACTGCTCGCTGCCGCGAAACAGCAATTCGACCGGGGGGAGATGCCGCCGCTGCAATGGAAGGAAGCGCAGCGTCGCTACGCCCAGGTCGAAACGGATTTGGTGCTGGCGGACTTCGACATGAAACAGGCCCAGATCGATTTCGAGAAGAGCCAAGCCGAGTTTCAGCGCCAGATCGACAAAATGACCGTGCGGGCGCCGATGGACTGCGTGATGCGCGCTGTTTTCGTCGCGCCGGGCGCCCTGATTGGAGCCGGTACGAAGGTCGGCGAGTTCTTCTCCAATGAACGCGTGGTGATCGCGAAGATCGGCGAGGAGGACATCGCTCGGGTGAAGGTCGGGCAGCGCGCCCGCGTGCGGCTGCTGAACGTTGGCGACACGCTGTTCGATGCCGAGGTCACGACGATTCTCCCGTTCGCCGATGCGGACACGCAGCGCTATAGCGTGTACCTGAAGGTCAAGGCGGAGACGGCGCAGTTGATGCCGTTCAGCACGGGCGAGGCCTCGATCACGGTGGGCGAGCGCGAGAACGCTCCGCTCATCCCGCGGCGGGCGCTCTTCAACGACAAGGGCCGGGAGAACACGGTCCTGCTCGTGCGCAATGGCGTGGTGGAGAAACGCCAGCTTTCGATTGGCTACCGCGCGTTGAACTACGCCGAGGTGACGGACAAGCTCAACGAGGGTGAGCTGGTCATTGTCGATGGCATCGACCAATTCCGCGAGGGGCAGCGGGTGCGGGTGGAGCAACAGTGAGTCAAGGAGCCCTGCGTCGATGAATTCCGCGCAATCATCCACTCCGCCAGCGGTCCACCGCGGGCGGCCGGCGCCCGGATCATGAGCCCGAACCTCCGGATCGCATTCCGGTTTCTGACCGCCAAGAAGCGGTCGATGCTGATGAGCCTTTCGTGCACCATCCTCGGGGTGGGCTTGTTCATCGTGACGCAGGCCACGACGAGCGGGTTCGAGCAGTTCTTCATTCGCACGATCCTGGGCACCGACGGCGCCATCCGCATTGAGGACAAGATCCAGGATACGATGCGCAGCATGTCTGCAGGCGGTGGGTCGAAGTTCGAGATCTGGCAAAAGGATGGCGTGAAATACATCGAAGGGGTGGAGGACCCCGACGCCCTCACTGGGGCGGTGCGGCAGTTCAACGACGTGCGCGGCGTGTCGGCCGTTGTACGTGGCAATGTGCAGGTGACCGGCCCGATCAAGACCGAGGACGCCCAGGTGTTCGGCATCAGGCTGACGGATCACCTGCAGGTCTCCGACCTGGATCAGCAGATCATCGCGGGCAACTTGCGCGAGATCGAGCGGGGGACCGGTGGCGCGGCAATTGGACGCGTCATTGCGGACCGCCTGCAGCTCTCGGTTGGTGATTCCTTTGTGATCAGCGCGCGCGGCGAATCCCGACGGCAGCGTGTCGTCGCCATCTACGAGACCGGGGTGCAGGATATCGACAAGCTCCGAATCTACGTCCCACTCGCCGAGGCCAAGTCGCTGCTGAAGAAGGCGACGGGTGCGAGTTTCCTTCAGATCAGCCTGCGGGATCCCAACCGCGCTCCGTCCGTGGCCGCCCAGATGCAGGACGTGTTGCGTTACAACGTCCGCCCTTGGCAGGTGCGCGAGAAGACCTGGCTCGCGGTGTTTCGCGCGCTGCGTATCTCGTCCGCCATCACGGTGACGGTGTTCACGCTCATCGCCGGCCTGGCGATGTTCAACACCCTGGCGATGATCGTCTTCGAGAAGACCAAGGACATCGCGATTCTCCGCTCCATGGGGTACGAGCGCCGTGACATCACCCAGATTTTCCTCTGGCAGGCCGGCATCGTACTGACGATTGGCTCCATCGCCGGCGCGCTCTTCGGCGCCGGCGTGACGTGGTGCGTGAGCCAGGTGCCGTTGCCCATCACGGGGATTTTCAAGACTGAGCACTTCATCGTCACCTGGGAACTCCAGCACTACGTCTTGGCGGTTCTCACGGCCGTCGTGATGGTGATGGTGGCGAGCATGATCCCGGCGCGCAGGGCGGCGCGCGTTGAGCCGGGTGACATCATTCGCGGCACTGCGCAGTAGTCTGTCCCTCAACTCGACCCCGCGCCATGTCCCTTGCGTCAACCTCTACCTCCAGGATCGCCGTCCGTTGCACTGGGCTGCACCGCTACCTCGGCCAAGACGAGGGCCGGGTCCATGTCTTGAAGGGCGTATCCTTTGAGGCTGAACGCGGTCAGGTTTACGCGATTGTCGGTCCGTCCGGATGTGGCAAGAGCACCCTGCTGTACCTGCTCGGATTGCTGGACCAGCCCGATGGCGGCCAGATCGAGATCAACGGTCGGGTGATGTCCAACACCGACGACGTCGCGCGGACTGCGGCGCGCGGCGAACATATCGGCTTCGTCTTCCAGTTTCACTTTCTGATGCTCGAGTTCACCGCGCTCGAGAACGTGATGATGCCGATGCGCAAGCTGGGTCGGCTGGCGCCGGCCGAGATGGAAGCGCGTGCCCATGCCCTCCTCGGCTCCGTTGGACTGGGCGACAAGACCCACCGCCTCGGCACCCACCTGTCTGGTGGCGAGCAGCAGCGCGTCGCGATTGCCCGCGCCCTTGCGAATCAGCCCACGATCCTCCTCGCCGACGAGCCGACGGGCAACTTGGACGTCAAAAACTCAGCCCTGGTGTTCGATCTGCTCACGCGCTTGGCGAAAGAGCAGGGCCAGGCGGTCGTGCTCGTGACGCACAATCCGGAGATTGCCCAGCGTTGCGACGTCACCCGATCGATGCGGGACGGCATATTCCTGTAGGCCGGCGTCGCCCCCGGGCGGCGATGCCTCGATTCTTGGGGACCGCGCTGCCGCAGTCTTCCGCTGAGCGAATTTCCTATCGGGCTACGATTATGCCTTAGCCGACGGGCAGCCGCCGCAGTTATCCGGGCGAGGTGAGCGCATCCCGAACGCGCACGCCCACCTATAAGAAGGATTAGCGTGCGTCGTTTCACGCACGGCGTGTACTAATTCTTCGACTAGGGAAGTTGCCTACCGAAATTTTGGTTTACATCGTAAAAACCGCTCCCTTGCTTCGGACCGTTTTTCTCCCGCCGGATCCCACCCGGTCGGCTCCCACCGTCAGTTAGGTCTGTCCCACCTGTGTCCCACAACCCTTCGCGAAAGGCTTTTTTCGCAAAGCTCATCGGCTTTGCGGCAGCTTTCACCGTGCTCCCGCGCTTGCTCGGCAAGGCGTCGAGCCCGGCCTCCGCTCCGGCTGCGCCCGGCGTGAGCCCGCAGGCATCGCCTGGCTGGGCCCTGCGGCAGGACGCGCGCGCCGTGGCGCGAGACGCTCACCGCGGCTAACCGCCCGGGTTCGACGAACCCCCTCCCGTCATGTCGAAACTCTTCCCGAAATCGGCCAACAAGCTGCCGCTTCAGATCGTGATCTTCCTCGCCGTCCTGGGGAGCATCGCGACCGCGGCCGTCACCTATTACATGACGCCGAAGTACACGCGCGTCGGATACGCGCCGGTGCAGCCGGTCCCGTTCAGCCACGCCAAGCACGTGAACGAGCTCGGGATGGACTGCCGTTACTGCCACAACGGCGTCGACAAGTCGGGGCACTCGAACGTGCCGACCGCGCAGACGTGCATGAACTGCCACAGCGTGGTGAAGAAGGACAGCCCGCTGCTCGCCCCGGTGCGGGAGAGCTATGAGAAGGGCACGCCGGTGCCGTGGGTGTGGATCCACACCACGCCGGACTACGCCTACTTCAACCATGCAGCCCACGTGAACCGCGGCGTGTCCTGCGTGGAATGCCATGGGCCCGTGAACCAGATGGATACGGTGACCCACATGCAGCCGCTCAGCATGTCGTTCTGCCTCGATTGCCACCAGAACCCCGCGTCGCGGCTGCGCGACCCTAAGGATGTCTTCAACCTCGATTCGAAACGACTGGTCGACCAGGGCCCGGCGGGCGCCGACCAGGCGACGAAGCTCGTGAATCACTGGAAAGTGATGCCTCCGCAAAGCTGCTCCGGCTGCCACCGATGAAACGCAAAATCGACCATCCCGCTCCGTCGGCGCGCGAAATGAACGGCCCGAAGTACTGGCGCAGTCTCGACGAGCTCGCCCAGACGCCGGGCTTCCAGGACCAACTGCACCGGGAGTTCCCGGAGGGAGCCTCGACCCTCGACGGCGTGGACCGCCGCGCGTTCATGAAGATCATGGCCGCGTCCTTCGCCCTTGGCGGCGTGGGGCTCGCGGGTTGCCGCCGGCCGGAGCGCAACATCCTGCCGTTTGGCAAGTCGGTCGATGGCGTCATTCCCGGGCTGCCCCAGTATTATGCGACCGCGATGCCGCTGCGGCGCGCCGCCGTCCCGCTCCTCGCGGAGACGCATCAGGGGCGTCCCACCAAGCTTGAGGGCAACCCGACGTACGCGCCGTTCGGCGGTCGCACCTCGATTACGGCGCAG
The Opitutus sp. ER46 DNA segment above includes these coding regions:
- a CDS encoding ABC transporter ATP-binding protein; this encodes MSLASTSTSRIAVRCTGLHRYLGQDEGRVHVLKGVSFEAERGQVYAIVGPSGCGKSTLLYLLGLLDQPDGGQIEINGRVMSNTDDVARTAARGEHIGFVFQFHFLMLEFTALENVMMPMRKLGRLAPAEMEARAHALLGSVGLGDKTHRLGTHLSGGEQQRVAIARALANQPTILLADEPTGNLDVKNSALVFDLLTRLAKEQGQAVVLVTHNPEIAQRCDVTRSMRDGIFL
- a CDS encoding cytochrome c3 family protein — its product is MSKLFPKSANKLPLQIVIFLAVLGSIATAAVTYYMTPKYTRVGYAPVQPVPFSHAKHVNELGMDCRYCHNGVDKSGHSNVPTAQTCMNCHSVVKKDSPLLAPVRESYEKGTPVPWVWIHTTPDYAYFNHAAHVNRGVSCVECHGPVNQMDTVTHMQPLSMSFCLDCHQNPASRLRDPKDVFNLDSKRLVDQGPAGADQATKLVNHWKVMPPQSCSGCHR